ACTTTAGTGTGTCTAATGGAACGAAAATTGCGTTCCCACTTGTTCATACCAACAAGTGCAAAAACACGGAGAGATCGGGGCCAATGAATATGTTTCAAATGGCGACTTTTCAGAAGGCTCGCCAAAAGAACATAAAGCTACTTGGCAACAAAAGCATCACCAGCAGTTCATCTGCTCGCATAAAGGGCACGTGAACGAGACTCACTCTATGCCGACGGTGAATAATATCCATGCACACGTTTCGCTTACTGAAAACTCTGTGCCACTGTTATGAAAACACAGAACGAGGCAAGCAAATGCTTCATTAGTAAGATTAATATGCATTCTCAAGACACAGAAATAATCTTGCTACAGGGTTGTGAGCAATATAAGTAGTATTGTATTGCTTAGGTATGTATTTTGCGCCACTGTCAAGCATACCTAAGCAATCTAAGCAACAAAACGACCAAAAAGAAGTCTTTTGAATGATTATAATGTTAGAGAGGAAGTGAATGGCACGCTCAAAAAGGCGTGCCAACCGGTACAGGTGAAAGACAATAAGTGTCCTGTCTAGTCATATATTTAATTTACCTGATGATGGCGATAATAGACTGACAAAATTATGTTTCGCATTTTTCTTCGTCGTTCGTTTGGACACTCCTTCGCAGCTATATATTCCCACAGAAAAcattgcaaacgcgccttttcaTTTCCATTGCTGTTGCGTTCGTTTAACCTTAGGCCCGCAATCGGGGACATCACCAGCTATACTTGAACGCATTGGTAACTGCCGTACCCGCCAAAGTAAGTACAGTAACTGTAGAGCGTACTGACGTTTACAGGAAGTTTAAGCGACTATACGGTTAAATGGGCAATTAGGAGACTGTCGCTATGCCCTTCGGCAGGAATTTTGGCAAGAGCTTCGCTAAGGATGACTAGGCACCGAAAGCTCGAAGTTAACGAAGTCGCCTTGGCAGGAGGAGGGACAGGAAGCTGATTTCAGTTTGCGAGTCAACGAGCAAAGACAAATTGTGCTGTCGCAGCCTTGAGTAATCTATATATAAATTACAACTGCCGCCAAGTTTCCGGAACTTGTACATTTTTGAGTGCTGCCCTGCCACTTGACAGAGTGAGCGTCGCCGATTGATTGATTTCTTTCTTCCGAAAGCACGCTCAACGCCCACTGTTTCTTTACGCAGACGCAACAATAACAAAAACAGCGTACGAGAAAACATCTGGGCCCACACTGACTATGGCATCTGGTGATTGCCTTACAAGCGCTTATTTCGCGACCTTCTACAAGGCAGAAAACGTGCACAAAATTAACAGGTCTAACGCGAATAGCTCGAGTACGTCAAGGTAAGGACTGAGATAACACGCGACTCTAGTACACGGCATCTATTAAATAAAAAAGTGCAGCTGAGCAGAGAACGCCTAGGGTAGAGATGTGTATCAGAAGCCGGCCGAAAACTAGGTGTACTCACGCACGCGTGAGACTAGGGTACGCGCTCGTGTAAGGGTCACGCATTTGCGCATTACTATAGCAGTGATGGTGAACACCGGGGAAAGGGTAGTTACAGGTGACAATCGTGTATGCCTCGACTGTTCCGACAACTGTACTAGTATCCGCGAATTCTCCACTCAACAATGAGAGGAACGCGGCTACGCCAGTCACACCAAACCTTACCAATTAGCGGAGGCCTGGAAAGGCACAGCGCCCCAGCGACGAACGACGTGACGCCGAAGGAGACCGGCAGCCGGTCCAGCCCGATGTGCTCGGTGAGAAGCACCGACACCAAGATCATGGTGCAGCCCGTGGCCCAGCCGTACACGACTGCCATGGTCACCTGACCGATGTACGTCGTGAACACGGGCATGGCGAACAGCGACAGGCCACCCACCAGGAAGTTCAGGGCCATCATGTTCCCGCGACTCACGAAGCCGCGGTCCGAGATCCAGCCGGAGCCCAGCCGGGCCACCAGGTCGGCGATCGAGTAGGCGGAGATGAGTAGCACGGCGCTCATCCGCGACACGCCGTTGTCGACGGCGAAGTCCACCACGACAGTTAGGTACGTGGTCATGGTGAACAGCACCGCGGCGAACGAAGCGCAGATCAGGTAGAACATGGGTTCCAGAAGCACGGACGCATTGCGCTGGATGTTCGGGACGGCCGCGAGGCGCCTCAGGCCGGTCTCCAACCTCACGGCCGTGTCAGATGCGCCGTGCTGCACTTGGGCCGTCCGCTGCACATCGGCACCACAGTCGTGAGGAATCGCTGCCAGAGGTTCTTCGTCTTTCGCTACATCCGCGTTTCCGAGCTGGGCCTTCGAGAATTCGGTGTCTTCCGGCAAAGGGTCTCGCGGGACGACCCTGtaggacgacgaagacgacgaggcAACCGCCGCCTTCCGCGGGTTCGGCTCCATTTGCAAGAAGGCACCGGCGACGGCGTGCAGCATGATGCCGCCGAAAAGCAGCAGCGACCCGCGCAATCCGTACCACGCGAAGAGCACTTCGACGAGCGGCGGATAAATGATG
This window of the Rhipicephalus sanguineus isolate Rsan-2018 chromosome 2, BIME_Rsan_1.4, whole genome shotgun sequence genome carries:
- the LOC119383049 gene encoding monocarboxylate transporter 12, yielding MAAGHAVMLRSGVDSVRSWLVAVSCCWINFFSALMYKSSGVVYMGVLQTLSVSREEASWPLTLLAVFIFTTAPVAGVLALYIDIWKISLCGCLLSSISVCLCFWANSVIHLIVCLGVVQGFALGLLTLHNVIINQHFEKHRATASGISYAGPTLASIIYPPLVEVLFAWYGLRGSLLLFGGIMLHAVAGAFLQMEPNPRKAAVASSSSSSYRVVPRDPLPEDTEFSKAQLGNADVAKDEEPLAAIPHDCGADVQRTAQVQHGASDTAVRLETGLRRLAAVPNIQRNASVLLEPMFYLICASFAAVLFTMTTYLTVVVDFAVDNGVSRMSAVLLISAYSIADLVARLGSGWISDRGFVSRGNMMALNFLVGGLSLFAMPVFTTYIGQVTMAVVYGWATGCTMILVSVLLTEHIGLDRLPVSFGVTSFVAGALCLSRPPLIGHYRDEYGNYEGLFHVVGSFSLSLALLWFVASTAIRFRQRRK